From Heteronotia binoei isolate CCM8104 ecotype False Entrance Well chromosome 17, APGP_CSIRO_Hbin_v1, whole genome shotgun sequence, one genomic window encodes:
- the LOC132586305 gene encoding trypsin-like: MAFTIFMELLTALLFLLSAATAEDTRISGGKPCAPHSQPWQAGLFSWFSIKCGGTLIHKSWVLTAAHCKMRRPFFIRLGEHNLKRIDWSEQLKVASKVIQHPNYDPQTKNNDIMLVKLLLPACINDKVQTLPLPTNCPVPGMECLVSGWGTTTSPQVNLPKDLHCANISIIDHQVCQSLYPSYITENMVCAGRMEGGTDSCQGDSGGPLVCNGRLQGIVSWGPQVCAQPNKPGVYVNVCKYVDWIQETIRNN, translated from the exons atggCATTTACTATTTTCATGGAGTTGCTAACTGCATTACTGTTCCTGCTGTCTGCCG CTACTGCAGAAGACACGCGGATATCTGGCGGGAAGCCATGTGCCCCCCATTCCCAGCCGTGGCAGGCAGGTCTTTTTTCTTGGTTTTCCATTAAGTGTGGTGGTACCTTGATCCACAAGTCTTGGGTGCTGACTGCTGCCCATTGCAAAATGCGAAG GCCGTTTTTTATTCGCCTAGGAGAACACAACCTCAAGCGCATCGACTGGTCAGAACAGCTTAAAGTAGCTTCTAAAGTGATCCAGCATCCTAACTATGATCCACAAACGAAGAACAACGACATCATGCTGGTTAAACTTCTGCTGCCGGCTTGTATCAACGACAAAGTTCAAACTCTTCCTTTGCCCACCAATTGCCCAGTGCCTGGGATGGAATGCCTTGTGTCAGGATGGGGCACAACAACAAGCCCACAAG TGAATCTTCCCAAGGACTTGCACTGTGCAAACATCTCCATCATCGATCATCAGGTTTGCCAGTCCCTCTACCCTAGTTACATCACTGAGAACATGGTATGTGCCGGAAGAATGGAAGGTGGTACAGATTCTTGTCAG GGTGACTCAGGTGGTCCCCTTGTTTGCAACGGGAGACTGCAAGGGATCGTGTCCTGGGGTCCCCAAGTATGCGCACAACCAAATAAACCCGGAGTCTATGTTAATGTCTGCAAATATGTGGATTGGATCCAAGAAACTATCCGCAACAATTGA